The Sphingosinicella humi genome has a window encoding:
- a CDS encoding helix-turn-helix transcriptional regulator, which produces MSKLDRLLKLVHALAEDAEGLTLDQMADRLEVNRRTAERMRNVIMMHFDLEPIVDGRIKRWRIVGRLGRMFTQPTAQELAAVQTEIDAQRKLGQHARADLLAGLLAKVRSAQDMQARTRIGPDLEALSRAQRTLISAGPGAPVPPETLEAVHTAISAGSTLEFDYRADGSKTAAWRRVIPYGVVHGPVSYLIGKIPRGSKPPVYYRLDRMENARPGNEPGVVPDDFDVDEFVHRSFGIYHDAEHDIVLRIKPAAAERARGWRFHPGQVRREDKDGSVVIEFRAGGLRELCDHLFCWGEHVEIIAPDVLREQMVESLTKALAAHQ; this is translated from the coding sequence ATGAGCAAGCTGGACAGGCTGCTGAAGCTTGTCCACGCATTAGCTGAGGATGCCGAGGGTCTCACCCTCGATCAGATGGCAGATCGGCTTGAGGTCAATCGGCGAACCGCCGAGCGAATGCGAAATGTCATCATGATGCATTTCGACCTTGAGCCAATCGTCGATGGGCGGATCAAACGCTGGAGGATCGTCGGCCGGTTGGGTCGGATGTTTACACAACCGACGGCGCAGGAGCTGGCGGCGGTCCAGACGGAGATCGATGCCCAGCGAAAGCTGGGGCAACATGCCCGCGCGGATTTACTGGCCGGCTTACTGGCAAAGGTCCGCAGCGCTCAGGACATGCAGGCTCGAACGCGGATCGGTCCAGATCTTGAGGCGCTTTCCAGGGCTCAACGGACGCTGATTTCAGCGGGGCCGGGGGCTCCCGTGCCACCAGAAACACTGGAAGCCGTGCACACAGCGATATCGGCGGGGTCCACGTTGGAATTTGATTATCGGGCTGACGGGAGCAAGACCGCTGCCTGGCGAAGGGTTATCCCCTACGGCGTTGTTCACGGGCCGGTGAGCTATCTGATCGGGAAGATTCCGAGAGGCTCCAAGCCTCCTGTCTATTACCGCCTCGACCGAATGGAGAATGCGAGGCCGGGGAATGAACCGGGCGTCGTGCCTGATGACTTCGATGTCGACGAATTCGTTCACCGTAGTTTCGGCATCTACCACGACGCTGAGCACGACATTGTCCTGCGGATAAAGCCCGCTGCTGCCGAGCGGGCCCGAGGCTGGCGCTTTCACCCGGGTCAAGTCCGTCGCGAGGACAAGGATGGTAGCGTCGTGATCGAGTTTCGGGCAGGCGGCCTCCGGGAGTTATGCGACCACCTTTTCTGCTGGGGTGAGCACGTTGAGATCATCGCCCCCGACGTCCTGCGGGAGCAAATGGTGGAGTCACTAACTAAAGCGCTCGCTGCGCATCAATGA
- a CDS encoding YbaK/EbsC family protein encodes MSLQSVQAFLAERAPDIQILEHSASTATVAEAAATLGVEPGRIAKTLSIRVKDQVMLIVARGDARLDNRKTKDALGGRPRMLGAEEVETLTGHPVGGVCPFGLATPLPVYCDVSLREFDEVYPAAGSRMASVRLTPDRLIELVGASWIDVCG; translated from the coding sequence GTGAGCTTACAATCGGTACAGGCCTTCCTGGCGGAGCGGGCGCCCGACATTCAAATACTCGAGCATAGTGCCAGCACGGCAACGGTGGCCGAGGCTGCGGCCACGCTTGGGGTCGAACCCGGACGGATAGCCAAGACGCTCTCGATACGAGTGAAGGATCAGGTCATGCTGATCGTCGCACGGGGCGACGCGCGATTGGACAATCGCAAGACCAAGGACGCCCTCGGCGGACGCCCGCGCATGCTCGGCGCTGAGGAAGTCGAAACGCTGACCGGGCATCCCGTCGGTGGAGTATGCCCCTTCGGCCTGGCGACTCCGCTGCCCGTCTATTGCGACGTCTCGCTCCGCGAGTTCGACGAAGTCTATCCGGCCGCCGGGTCGAGAATGGCTTCGGTACGCCTCACGCCTGATCGCCTGATAGAGCTGGTGGGGGCCAGCTGGATCGACGTCTGCGGCTGA
- a CDS encoding ADP-ribosylglycohydrolase family protein, with the protein MGATRAEVTCNVGHSFRPDQLEQCSPVDHGNVDIGHAKSPLVSNAISRDQFCHRLGLQRLMNLRTSISHPLAIADLRVAPDMGRIGITFCPGKCQSNALTGVWKRDLALDLDAIADWGAAAVVTLIEDHELEALNVPGIGKAVADRHMLWFHLPILDVAIPDRAFEARWLEAGKTLRSMIRNGFDVLIHCKGGLGRAGTIAARLLVELGWRPDEAVAGVRHVRPGAIETIAQEDHVHACHAVSEDAPERSSSAVTDRGLGALLGLAVGDALGTTVEFRKRDSFPRLATIIGGGPFGLRPGEWTDDTAMALALADSLIALEGLDERDLMSRFVAWWRRGRYSCTGECFDIGITTRDALSRFEQSGNPIAGSTSSRSAGNGSLMRLAPVVLSYVSDGVDATVDAARRQSATTHGAEACIEACDHFSRLLYQAITGELPSALLRPAGEQSNADVSAVMEGSWRGKHRRDVRSSGYVIHSLEAALWCVGRTGSFRDAVVLAANLGDDADTTAAITGQLAGAIYGLEGIPPEWLTTLAWAERIEQIGRRLLSGD; encoded by the coding sequence ATGGGCGCCACTCGTGCTGAAGTGACCTGCAACGTGGGTCATTCGTTTCGACCAGACCAGCTCGAACAGTGTTCGCCCGTCGACCACGGGAATGTTGATATCGGTCATGCGAAATCGCCGCTGGTCTCCAATGCGATTAGCCGCGACCAGTTTTGTCACCGATTGGGATTACAAAGGCTGATGAACCTCAGAACCAGCATCAGCCACCCTCTGGCCATCGCCGATCTACGCGTCGCGCCCGATATGGGGCGGATCGGCATCACCTTTTGCCCGGGCAAATGCCAGTCCAATGCTCTCACGGGAGTGTGGAAGCGGGATTTGGCGCTCGATCTAGATGCCATAGCTGATTGGGGCGCGGCGGCAGTGGTAACCCTAATCGAGGATCATGAGCTTGAGGCGCTGAATGTCCCAGGGATCGGGAAAGCGGTCGCTGATCGCCATATGCTGTGGTTTCATCTTCCGATCCTCGATGTGGCCATTCCTGATCGAGCTTTTGAAGCTCGCTGGCTGGAGGCGGGTAAGACCCTTCGTTCAATGATCCGAAATGGCTTCGACGTTCTGATCCACTGCAAGGGCGGCCTAGGTCGGGCCGGCACGATTGCAGCAAGACTTCTTGTCGAACTCGGCTGGCGCCCAGACGAGGCCGTAGCTGGCGTTCGGCACGTCCGACCGGGGGCCATTGAGACCATAGCTCAGGAAGATCACGTCCACGCTTGTCACGCCGTGTCGGAAGATGCGCCAGAGAGGAGCTCGTCCGCAGTGACAGATCGCGGCCTCGGCGCGCTTCTCGGTCTCGCCGTTGGCGACGCGTTGGGCACAACGGTCGAATTCCGAAAAAGGGACAGCTTCCCGAGATTGGCGACGATCATTGGCGGAGGCCCATTCGGTTTAAGGCCAGGAGAATGGACGGATGACACGGCGATGGCTCTTGCTCTTGCGGATAGCCTCATCGCGTTGGAGGGACTCGATGAGCGGGATCTGATGAGCCGCTTCGTCGCGTGGTGGCGTCGGGGGCGCTACAGTTGCACGGGGGAGTGCTTCGACATCGGAATAACGACGCGCGACGCTCTCAGCCGCTTTGAGCAGTCCGGAAATCCGATTGCTGGATCGACCAGTTCCAGATCGGCCGGTAATGGGTCATTGATGAGGCTCGCGCCAGTTGTGCTAAGCTATGTCAGTGATGGCGTGGATGCCACTGTTGACGCCGCCCGGCGGCAGAGTGCCACGACGCATGGCGCAGAAGCGTGCATCGAGGCCTGTGACCATTTTTCTCGCCTCCTCTATCAGGCGATCACAGGAGAACTCCCATCGGCCTTGCTCCGTCCAGCTGGCGAGCAATCTAACGCGGACGTCAGCGCGGTCATGGAAGGCTCTTGGCGAGGGAAGCACCGTCGTGACGTTCGTTCCTCTGGATACGTCATCCATAGCTTGGAGGCTGCGCTGTGGTGCGTGGGTCGGACGGGGAGCTTCAGGGATGCTGTCGTCCTCGCTGCCAATCTTGGCGACGACGCTGACACGACGGCGGCGATCACGGGGCAGCTCGCGGGCGCCATCTACGGTCTTGAAGGCATTCCCCCAGAATGGCTCACAACGCTCGCCTGGGCGGAGAGGATCGAACAGATAGGGCGGCGCCTGCTCTCTGGAGACTGA
- a CDS encoding transposase — protein sequence MNASTAQRIGSYVDFLDLEQCRTRSVDESGVPIRVYAELLPPAQPECPSCGSVAAPHGMRTQNYVDRPISGKPVVICLDIKRARCRNSDCDVKTFQLNQNEEFNDTITRRCKSYIEDQCFSRTFASLAAETGVPESTIRRIADSLLSKINRNFRIDTPRIIAIDDVCLPSGKDRRLPAKLRTPYPERRSMAYRTVISDTETSQVVDLLEDRRLSTVLEFLLNLQGWRRVRYVTIDMSNTYRDAVWLAFGDAVTIIADRWHVTARVNAVVDGARRALKGIPQKARRSFRMALLARGRELQARNPDRHAELMEFLQSAPDLATVYIAKEELLDIYDARSAVSAKYAYHAWKSRLTVDVAAKFGGVIKMFNTWEKEIFAYWSVGFVAEHWDASMYSALTTNRSPTDPLIPMIRRLSRYRRWVGPSNGKAEARNQVIRLLNRLGRSYSFRFLRARAIFSTFRVADRFGICAECRIPFKRNPQDRRRSREQRFYSAYIRAPRIQDEVPRTPRCRFCDPSSTGVPRPGGKPYEKAATHCGLGDIWTEPEATILDDHQALQAVQTRYVQFKRSKRMKKDLRAEMEPLMEDLFACLV from the coding sequence GTGAATGCATCGACTGCGCAGCGGATCGGCAGTTACGTTGATTTTCTGGACCTTGAGCAATGTCGAACGCGATCAGTGGATGAAAGCGGTGTGCCCATCCGGGTGTACGCGGAGCTGCTTCCGCCGGCCCAGCCAGAGTGTCCGTCCTGTGGGAGCGTCGCAGCGCCACACGGTATGCGTACTCAGAACTATGTTGATCGCCCAATCTCGGGAAAGCCGGTGGTGATCTGCCTCGACATTAAACGCGCGCGCTGTAGAAATTCGGATTGTGACGTTAAAACGTTTCAATTAAATCAAAATGAAGAGTTCAACGACACCATTACCCGCAGGTGTAAGAGTTATATTGAGGATCAATGCTTCTCCAGAACTTTCGCATCATTGGCAGCGGAGACTGGAGTCCCGGAGTCAACAATCCGCCGTATAGCGGATTCTCTGCTTTCCAAGATCAACAGAAATTTTCGGATCGATACTCCTCGTATCATCGCTATTGATGACGTTTGCCTGCCATCGGGTAAAGACCGGCGCCTGCCCGCTAAACTTCGCACTCCTTATCCAGAGAGACGAAGCATGGCGTACCGCACGGTGATTTCAGATACCGAAACCTCCCAAGTTGTGGATTTGTTGGAGGACCGACGACTGTCGACAGTGTTAGAGTTCTTGTTGAACCTCCAAGGCTGGCGGCGCGTTCGTTATGTCACAATTGATATGTCGAACACATACCGAGACGCCGTTTGGCTAGCTTTCGGCGACGCTGTGACAATCATCGCTGATCGTTGGCACGTTACCGCGCGGGTTAATGCAGTGGTGGATGGTGCGAGGAGAGCCCTGAAAGGCATTCCTCAGAAGGCGCGAAGGAGCTTCCGCATGGCCCTTCTTGCGCGCGGCAGGGAGTTGCAAGCACGAAATCCTGACCGACATGCCGAACTCATGGAATTTCTTCAGAGCGCTCCAGATCTGGCAACCGTATACATCGCGAAGGAAGAACTCCTCGACATATATGACGCTCGGAGCGCAGTATCGGCCAAATATGCTTATCACGCTTGGAAGAGCCGACTAACTGTAGATGTGGCGGCAAAATTCGGCGGCGTGATTAAGATGTTTAACACATGGGAGAAAGAAATATTCGCCTACTGGTCCGTAGGGTTTGTGGCCGAGCATTGGGATGCGTCCATGTACTCTGCCCTGACTACCAACCGATCCCCTACAGATCCGCTCATTCCTATGATTCGCCGGCTGTCCCGTTACCGGCGGTGGGTAGGCCCCTCAAACGGAAAGGCAGAGGCGCGAAACCAAGTGATCAGACTTCTAAATCGATTGGGCAGGTCCTATTCGTTTCGATTTCTTCGCGCCCGCGCCATTTTCTCGACGTTTAGAGTAGCCGATCGCTTCGGCATTTGTGCGGAATGCCGAATTCCCTTTAAACGTAATCCGCAAGACCGTCGCCGTTCCCGCGAACAAAGATTTTATTCAGCCTACATCCGAGCACCGCGCATCCAAGACGAGGTGCCTCGGACCCCTCGCTGCCGATTCTGCGACCCTAGCTCGACTGGAGTTCCGCGTCCCGGAGGAAAGCCATACGAGAAAGCCGCCACCCACTGTGGACTGGGAGATATTTGGACAGAGCCCGAAGCTACTATTTTGGACGATCACCAGGCCTTACAGGCAGTGCAAACGCGGTATGTTCAGTTCAAGAGAAGCAAGCGGATGAAAAAGGACCTGCGTGCCGAAATGGAGCCGCTCATGGAAGATCTGTTTGCCTGTCTTGTCTGA
- a CDS encoding DUF7662 domain-containing protein, with product MSKYDPLRDHLAELGKETLTMTFSEVGRCVGGLPKSSEIHRAWWANEANPHGHVQARAWMDAGYAAEPDMARRRVTFRKVGR from the coding sequence ATGAGCAAATACGATCCTTTGAGAGATCATCTGGCGGAACTCGGGAAGGAAACGCTGACGATGACGTTTTCTGAGGTTGGACGCTGCGTCGGCGGGCTGCCGAAATCGTCAGAGATTCACAGGGCGTGGTGGGCGAATGAGGCAAATCCCCATGGCCATGTACAAGCTAGGGCCTGGATGGATGCCGGCTATGCCGCCGAACCCGACATGGCTCGTCGTAGGGTTACCTTCCGTAAAGTTGGGCGCTGA
- a CDS encoding McrC family protein, producing MIQRTILEWQTLQYSDDLQDQRTIPAWAADRLAAVAKSSSLGGEGGARILQHGRHSLRAAQVVGVIAAQDCALEILPKIDGLEEDASRVRKNLVHMLAVALDLEIATGRVTELGWQKDNLLEILIRLFSEKLFAQVHRGLPRRYIPLEDDLPALRGRLDAIRQFTTLAATPQRLACRYDDLSPDVPLNQIMKAAVRRLLQLSQAPENQRRLRELSFAFADVASVPVPSLRWDKVVLDRTNARWRELLNLAKLLLGDRFQTTTTGGGRGFSLLFEMNTLFEEYVGRLLRRALASSGYSVHLQGGRLHCLTELDLDTLQPGANRFMTKPDIIIKRGSSPVMIIDTKWKRLAPRIDDPKQGVSQADVYQMMAYGRLYQCPSLMLLYPHHRGLGDHEGLISRHRVTACDDVLLSASIGLEDLSCVPRSLSHLVLHEIEARASIQDDVLC from the coding sequence ATGATCCAGCGCACCATTCTTGAGTGGCAAACCCTACAATATTCCGACGATCTACAAGATCAGCGGACCATTCCTGCATGGGCTGCAGACAGGCTGGCCGCCGTCGCGAAATCCTCTTCGCTTGGCGGCGAGGGCGGCGCCCGCATTCTCCAGCATGGGCGCCATTCTCTCAGGGCCGCTCAGGTCGTCGGCGTTATCGCCGCTCAAGATTGCGCGCTCGAGATCCTGCCGAAAATCGATGGACTCGAGGAGGACGCGTCCAGAGTTCGTAAGAACCTTGTCCACATGCTTGCGGTCGCGTTGGACCTCGAGATTGCTACCGGGCGGGTGACGGAACTTGGCTGGCAGAAGGACAATCTGCTCGAGATCCTGATCCGCCTGTTCTCCGAGAAGCTGTTCGCACAAGTGCACCGAGGGCTCCCTAGGCGGTATATTCCGCTTGAGGACGATCTTCCGGCGCTTCGAGGAAGACTGGACGCCATTCGACAGTTCACGACACTAGCGGCCACGCCTCAACGGCTCGCCTGTCGTTATGATGATCTGTCGCCGGACGTTCCGCTCAACCAGATCATGAAAGCCGCTGTGAGGCGGCTGTTGCAGCTTTCCCAAGCTCCTGAAAATCAGCGGCGTCTCCGCGAGCTAAGTTTTGCTTTTGCGGACGTGGCGAGCGTCCCTGTGCCCTCTCTCAGGTGGGACAAGGTCGTCCTTGACCGAACCAACGCGCGTTGGCGGGAGCTGCTAAACCTCGCCAAGCTGCTGCTAGGCGATCGATTTCAAACGACGACGACCGGCGGCGGGAGGGGCTTCTCGCTCCTCTTCGAGATGAATACGCTTTTTGAGGAGTATGTCGGCCGACTGCTACGCCGCGCCTTGGCCTCAAGCGGATACAGCGTGCATCTTCAGGGCGGCCGTCTGCATTGTCTAACTGAGCTTGATCTCGATACCCTTCAGCCCGGCGCGAACCGCTTCATGACGAAGCCCGACATCATCATAAAACGCGGTTCTTCCCCGGTGATGATCATCGACACGAAGTGGAAGAGATTGGCGCCGCGCATTGATGATCCAAAGCAAGGCGTCTCGCAGGCAGACGTCTACCAGATGATGGCCTACGGTCGGCTCTACCAATGTCCATCACTGATGCTGCTCTATCCTCACCATCGCGGCCTGGGCGACCATGAGGGGCTGATCAGCAGGCATCGCGTTACCGCTTGTGATGACGTGCTGCTTTCCGCCAGCATTGGGCTGGAGGACCTGTCGTGCGTGCCCAGGTCATTATCGCACCTTGTGCTGCATGAGATCGAGGCTCGCGCGAGCATCCAGGACGATGTCCTATGCTGA
- a CDS encoding protein-L-isoaspartate O-methyltransferase family protein — protein MTEHNFEQMRRAMVASQLRTTGVNDPSVVAAMGAVPRERFVPGDRVAAAYADALVPLGNDRQLNTPMSLGRLLTEAQPDEKDRALVIGAATGYAAAVLARMVASVVAVEEDPALAAAAKAALKGTEVKLVEGPLAKGYKKGAPYDLILIDGAVEFIPDAIIDQLAEDGRLVAAILDNGVSRISIGRRGGGGFGTVAVADAASAVLPGFVKPRGFIF, from the coding sequence ATGACCGAGCATAATTTCGAGCAAATGCGTCGCGCCATGGTGGCGAGCCAGCTTCGGACGACGGGCGTCAACGACCCGAGCGTCGTCGCCGCGATGGGCGCTGTGCCGCGCGAGCGCTTCGTTCCGGGCGATAGGGTGGCCGCGGCCTATGCCGACGCCCTGGTGCCGCTCGGCAACGATCGCCAGCTCAACACGCCGATGTCGCTCGGGCGGCTGCTGACCGAGGCCCAGCCCGACGAGAAGGATCGCGCCCTCGTGATCGGCGCCGCCACCGGCTATGCCGCCGCCGTGCTGGCACGGATGGTGGCGTCGGTCGTGGCCGTCGAAGAGGATCCGGCGCTCGCTGCGGCGGCCAAGGCCGCGCTCAAGGGGACCGAGGTGAAGCTGGTCGAAGGACCGCTTGCCAAGGGCTACAAGAAGGGCGCGCCCTACGACCTCATCCTGATCGATGGCGCGGTCGAGTTCATTCCGGATGCGATCATCGATCAACTCGCCGAGGACGGTCGGCTCGTCGCCGCGATCCTCGACAATGGCGTGTCGCGCATTTCGATCGGACGTCGCGGAGGCGGCGGCTTCGGCACGGTGGCAGTGGCGGATGCCGCTTCGGCCGTTCTTCCGGGGTTCGTGAAGCCCCGCGGTTTCATCTTCTAA
- a CDS encoding DUF2779 domain-containing protein, translating to MTYGLSKSKITAFEQCPKKLWLSVHRPELAEQDAGAEQRFAAGHEVGAVACALHPGGVMVDADPDLRAALKQTAELLGAGWNGPIFEATFAHDGVLVRADLMLPADEGGWHVAEVKSSTGLKPYHVPDIATQIWVMRECGVEVASASIRHLDSAFRLTETGNYEGLFSDERVELAIEPIIEGRPAVIAEARLVLAGDEPPKELGDHCRSPFECEFQAYCGQHLPPPPEWPSSLLPDGSGKKIARSWAEKGIDDLTLIPASEMSSPKLLRVHEATISGEVYWDRDGIVTETACWTWPRHFLDFETIAFAVPRWVGTGPWRQVPFQFSCHTRHEDGRLEHREFLSLDGADPRRACAEALIEILSGSAGEGAIVAYNAGFERRCLSELADALPDLRAELEAIRSRVVDLLPVTRAHYYHRDQRGSWSIKAVIPTVCPELDYGGLGEVKAGDDAQAAYLEAISEDISDERGAEIRSALLAYCERDTLAMVEMLTRLTSREMR from the coding sequence ATGACCTACGGATTGTCCAAATCCAAGATAACCGCATTCGAGCAATGCCCGAAGAAGTTGTGGCTGTCCGTGCATCGACCAGAGCTCGCGGAGCAGGACGCCGGTGCTGAGCAGCGGTTTGCAGCGGGTCATGAGGTGGGCGCCGTCGCATGCGCTCTTCATCCTGGTGGCGTCATGGTCGATGCTGACCCGGACCTTCGGGCGGCATTGAAACAAACCGCAGAGTTGCTTGGCGCTGGATGGAATGGTCCAATCTTTGAAGCGACGTTTGCGCATGACGGCGTTCTTGTGCGTGCCGACCTAATGCTGCCGGCCGATGAGGGCGGGTGGCACGTCGCTGAGGTCAAAAGCTCCACCGGCCTCAAGCCTTATCACGTGCCGGACATCGCAACTCAAATTTGGGTCATGCGGGAGTGCGGTGTCGAGGTGGCGTCGGCGAGTATTCGCCATCTCGATAGTGCTTTCAGATTGACCGAAACGGGGAACTATGAGGGTCTCTTCTCCGACGAGCGCGTCGAGTTGGCAATTGAGCCGATCATCGAAGGCCGGCCCGCTGTGATTGCTGAAGCACGTTTGGTCCTAGCGGGGGATGAGCCGCCGAAGGAACTCGGTGATCATTGTCGGTCCCCGTTCGAATGCGAGTTTCAGGCCTATTGCGGCCAACATCTGCCGCCGCCGCCGGAATGGCCCTCGTCGCTTCTGCCCGACGGTAGCGGCAAGAAGATTGCTCGTTCCTGGGCCGAGAAGGGAATTGACGATCTGACGCTCATACCCGCGAGCGAGATGTCTTCACCAAAGCTTCTCAGGGTGCATGAGGCAACAATTTCAGGCGAGGTCTACTGGGACCGTGATGGGATAGTCACGGAAACAGCGTGCTGGACCTGGCCGCGTCACTTCCTGGATTTTGAAACAATAGCTTTCGCCGTTCCGCGCTGGGTGGGAACCGGCCCTTGGCGCCAAGTCCCGTTTCAGTTCTCCTGCCACACTCGACACGAGGATGGCAGGCTTGAGCATCGTGAGTTTCTGAGCCTTGATGGGGCAGACCCGCGTCGTGCCTGTGCGGAAGCACTGATCGAGATACTGTCCGGAAGCGCCGGCGAGGGTGCCATCGTTGCCTACAACGCAGGCTTTGAACGTCGCTGCCTATCCGAGCTCGCGGATGCATTGCCCGATCTGCGAGCTGAATTGGAGGCTATTCGTTCTCGAGTGGTCGATCTCCTGCCCGTGACGCGGGCGCACTACTATCACCGAGATCAGCGTGGAAGCTGGTCCATCAAGGCCGTCATCCCGACGGTTTGCCCTGAACTCGACTATGGCGGTCTGGGAGAAGTGAAGGCGGGTGATGATGCGCAGGCCGCCTATTTGGAAGCCATATCTGAAGACATCTCTGACGAACGAGGTGCGGAGATCCGATCGGCCCTCCTGGCGTATTGCGAACGCGACACGCTGGCCATGGTCGAAATGCTCACCCGGTTAACCTCGCGAGAAATGCGATGA